The following coding sequences are from one Novosphingobium sp. KACC 22771 window:
- a CDS encoding Flp family type IVb pilin codes for MKLLNKLIRDEAGATAIEYGLIAALIAVAAITAMNGMGNQLSTTFNTTSSQMSTANASAA; via the coding sequence ATGAAATTGCTCAACAAACTGATCCGTGATGAAGCAGGCGCCACCGCCATCGAATATGGCCTGATCGCGGCTCTGATCGCTGTTGCCGCCATCACCGCGATGAACGGCATGGGCAACCAGCTTTCCACCACCTTCAACACGACCTCCTCGCAGATGTCGACCGCCAACGCCTCGGCTGCCTGA
- a CDS encoding acetyl-CoA carboxylase carboxyltransferase subunit alpha, giving the protein MVSYLEFEKPVAALDARIKELRATAAEGDLDISAEVGRLERKSADLLASTYRALTPWQKTQVARHPMRPHFVDYVEKIFTDFVPLGGDRLYGEDHAIIGGFATLNGRKVMLIGHEKGHDTATRIKHNFGMGKPEGYRKAIRLMELAGRFGLPVVTLVDTSGAFPGVEAEERGQAEAIARSTEACLALRVPMVAVIVGEGGSGGAVALASAERVLMMEHAVYSVISPEGCASILWRTAEKAADAAEAMKVTAQDLLALKVIDRIVPEPVGGAHRDPDAAAKALGKAIGEELDKLVQMEPRQLLAMREERFLAIGAD; this is encoded by the coding sequence ATGGTTTCCTATCTCGAATTTGAAAAGCCGGTGGCCGCGCTGGATGCGCGCATCAAGGAATTGCGCGCAACGGCGGCCGAGGGCGACCTCGACATTTCCGCCGAGGTGGGGCGGTTGGAGCGCAAGAGCGCCGACCTGCTGGCCAGCACCTATCGCGCGCTGACCCCTTGGCAGAAGACGCAGGTGGCGCGCCATCCGATGCGCCCGCATTTCGTCGATTATGTCGAAAAGATCTTTACCGATTTCGTGCCGCTGGGCGGGGATCGCCTGTATGGCGAGGATCATGCGATCATCGGCGGTTTTGCGACTCTGAATGGCCGCAAGGTGATGCTGATCGGCCATGAAAAGGGCCATGATACCGCCACCCGCATCAAGCACAATTTCGGCATGGGCAAGCCGGAGGGCTATCGCAAGGCGATTCGCCTGATGGAACTGGCGGGCCGATTCGGGTTGCCGGTGGTCACGCTGGTGGATACGTCGGGCGCGTTTCCGGGCGTTGAGGCCGAGGAGCGCGGTCAGGCCGAGGCCATTGCCCGCTCGACTGAGGCCTGCCTTGCGCTGCGCGTGCCGATGGTGGCCGTGATCGTGGGCGAGGGCGGCTCGGGCGGCGCGGTGGCTTTGGCCAGCGCCGAGCGCGTGCTGATGATGGAGCATGCGGTCTATTCAGTAATTTCGCCCGAAGGTTGCGCCTCGATTCTGTGGCGCACCGCCGAAAAGGCCGCCGATGCCGCCGAGGCGATGAAGGTGACGGCGCAGGATCTGCTGGCGCTCAAGGTTATCGACCGTATCGTGCCTGAGCCGGTTGGCGGGGCGCATCGCGATCCTGACGCGGCGGCCAAGGCGCTGGGCAAGGCGATTGGCGAGGAACTGGACAAGCTGGTCCAGATGGAGCCCCGGCAGTTGCTGGCGATGCGCGAAGAGCGTTTTCTGGCCATCGGCGCCGATTGA
- a CDS encoding Flp family type IVb pilin, whose amino-acid sequence MKFINKLIRDEAGATAIEYGLIAALIAVAAITAMNGLGNQLKTTFNTTSSQMSTANASAA is encoded by the coding sequence ATGAAGTTCATCAACAAGCTGATCCGCGACGAAGCTGGTGCGACCGCCATCGAATACGGTCTGATTGCCGCTCTGATCGCCGTTGCCGCCATCACCGCGATGAATGGCCTGGGCAACCAGCTCAAGACCACGTTCAACACCACCTCTTCGCAGATGTCGACGGCCAACGCCTCGGCTGCCTAA
- the folE gene encoding GTP cyclohydrolase I FolE has product MNENFDLHDHDHADDGKLPVPNEVQEAIRTLLRWSGDDPSREGLIDTPARVARAWKEYCQGYNEDPAVHLSRQFEEVGGYNEIVLLKDIPFQSHCEHHMAPITGKASIAYLPRERVVGISKLARVLHGFARRLQIQERLTAQVAQCIWDNLDPVGVAVVIEAQHGCMTGRGVKTPGVGMVTSRMMGAFLSDSRSRKEVLSLMGY; this is encoded by the coding sequence ATGAACGAGAATTTCGACCTGCATGACCATGATCATGCCGATGACGGCAAGCTGCCGGTTCCCAACGAGGTTCAGGAGGCGATTCGCACGCTGCTGCGCTGGTCGGGCGATGATCCCTCGCGCGAGGGGCTGATCGACACGCCCGCGCGCGTGGCCCGCGCCTGGAAGGAATATTGTCAGGGCTATAATGAAGATCCGGCGGTCCACCTCTCGCGCCAGTTCGAGGAAGTGGGCGGCTATAACGAGATCGTCCTGCTGAAAGACATTCCGTTTCAGAGCCATTGCGAGCACCACATGGCCCCGATCACCGGCAAGGCCAGCATCGCCTATCTGCCGCGTGAGCGCGTGGTGGGAATTTCCAAGCTGGCCCGCGTTCTCCACGGCTTTGCCCGCCGCCTGCAGATTCAGGAACGCCTGACCGCGCAGGTTGCCCAGTGCATCTGGGACAATCTCGACCCCGTCGGCGTGGCCGTGGTGATTGAGGCGCAGCATGGCTGCATGACCGGGCGCGGGGTGAAAACGCCGGGCGTGGGCATGGTGACCAGCCGGATGATGGGCGCGTTTCTGTCCGATTCGCGCAGCCGCAAGGAAGTGCTGAGCCTGATGGGCTATTGA
- a CDS encoding tyrosine recombinase, producing MRREPSAPVAAFLAMLAAERGAAANTLAAYERDLRGAEDVLGDIETADVAALERLAATWGHLSPASVARKSSALRQFYGFLIDEGWREDDPSPALPRVAQRRPLPRILGHEDIGVLFARAELEAQGDRREPLRTLACLELLYGSGLRATELVSLPISAAPRDAPLLTITGKGGVQRMVPISARAGHVLRRWIAIRGAGRESRYMFPSTGKDGHLTRVRLFQLLRELGARAGLDPTRLSPHVLRHAFATHLLEGGADLRVVQTLLGHADIGTTQIYTHVDAARLVELVNQRHPLAARAVG from the coding sequence GTGAGGCGAGAGCCTTCGGCGCCGGTGGCCGCCTTCCTCGCCATGCTGGCGGCGGAGCGCGGCGCGGCCGCCAACACGCTGGCGGCCTATGAGCGCGATCTGCGCGGGGCCGAGGATGTGCTGGGCGATATTGAAACCGCCGATGTGGCCGCGCTGGAGCGGCTGGCGGCGACATGGGGCCATCTCTCGCCCGCCAGCGTGGCGCGCAAATCCTCGGCTTTGCGGCAATTCTACGGTTTCCTGATCGACGAGGGCTGGCGCGAGGACGATCCCAGCCCGGCCCTGCCGCGCGTGGCCCAGCGGCGCCCCTTGCCGCGCATTCTGGGGCATGAGGATATTGGCGTGCTGTTTGCCCGCGCCGAATTGGAGGCGCAGGGCGACCGGCGCGAGCCTTTGCGCACGCTGGCCTGTCTGGAACTGCTTTATGGTTCGGGCCTGCGCGCGACCGAACTGGTGTCTTTGCCGATCAGCGCCGCGCCGCGCGATGCGCCTTTGCTGACCATCACCGGCAAGGGCGGGGTGCAGCGCATGGTGCCGATCAGCGCGCGCGCGGGCCATGTGCTGCGCCGCTGGATTGCGATCCGGGGGGCGGGGCGGGAATCGCGCTATATGTTCCCCTCCACCGGCAAGGATGGGCACCTGACGCGGGTGCGCCTGTTTCAATTGCTGCGCGAATTGGGGGCGCGGGCGGGGCTGGACCCGACGCGGCTGTCGCCCCACGTGCTACGCCATGCCTTTGCCACGCATTTGCTCGAAGGGGGCGCCGATCTGCGCGTGGTGCAGACGTTGTTGGGCCATGCCGATATTGGCACGACCCAGATTTACACCCATGTCGATGCGGCCCGTCTGGTCGAATTGGTGAACCAGCGGCATCCTTTGGCGGCCAGAGCGGTTGGCTGA
- a CDS encoding alpha/beta hydrolase family protein, whose amino-acid sequence MNASALARRVLLAACFLAPLAPAAAKPLPVPPAIYTDPVHDAAHPARMEVLHIPSGGVEINGVAYLAGGAGPRPTVVICHGFPGNEKNLDLAQALRRAGWHAITFNYRGSWGSPGTFRFAQNPQDLEAVLAYLRDPANAKRLGIDTAHMAVVGHSMGAWVTAMAGAKDRNLVALGMISAGNFGMIGAMPPEARAKMMAENMESLATTPEALSEELGAHVADYDFTAKAGALADRPLLVLTSDDGLAGHVAPLVAAIRKAGGKKLETGHGATDHSWSDRRIDLEARIIRFLGPYMRAHR is encoded by the coding sequence ATGAACGCTTCCGCTCTCGCCCGCCGCGTCCTCCTGGCTGCCTGCTTCCTCGCGCCTCTGGCCCCGGCGGCGGCCAAACCGCTGCCTGTCCCGCCCGCGATTTATACCGATCCGGTTCATGATGCGGCCCACCCCGCGCGGATGGAGGTGCTGCATATTCCCAGCGGCGGGGTGGAGATCAATGGCGTGGCCTATCTGGCGGGCGGCGCGGGGCCCCGGCCCACGGTGGTGATCTGCCACGGCTTTCCCGGCAATGAGAAGAATCTCGATCTGGCCCAGGCGCTGCGCCGTGCCGGGTGGCATGCCATCACCTTCAATTATCGCGGATCATGGGGCAGCCCCGGCACCTTCCGCTTTGCCCAGAACCCGCAGGATTTGGAGGCCGTACTGGCCTATCTGCGCGATCCGGCCAATGCAAAGCGGCTGGGCATCGACACCGCGCATATGGCCGTGGTGGGCCACAGCATGGGCGCGTGGGTGACCGCGATGGCGGGGGCGAAGGATCGCAATCTGGTGGCGCTGGGCATGATTTCGGCGGGCAATTTCGGCATGATCGGCGCCATGCCGCCAGAAGCGCGTGCGAAGATGATGGCCGAAAACATGGAATCCTTGGCCACCACGCCCGAGGCGCTTTCCGAGGAATTGGGCGCGCATGTGGCCGATTATGATTTTACCGCCAAGGCGGGCGCGCTGGCGGATCGGCCTTTGCTGGTGCTGACTTCGGATGATGGGCTGGCCGGGCATGTGGCGCCGCTGGTGGCCGCGATTCGCAAGGCGGGGGGCAAAAAGCTGGAGACTGGGCATGGGGCCACCGACCACAGTTGGTCGGACCGGCGCATTGATCTGGAGGCGCGCATCATCCGGTTCCTGGGGCCCTACATGCGGGCGCATCGCTGA
- a CDS encoding (deoxy)nucleoside triphosphate pyrophosphohydrolase: MILPVVAVALLRNDGHILMQRRPEGKQHGGLWEFPGGKVDPGEGAGEAALREMEEELGVGLEAGALMPVSFAHSEPHEGAGRRILLLLYAARVWRGDPVAREGQQFSWVAPDALLDLDMPPLDVPLARDLLRWIAAVAREGK; encoded by the coding sequence ATGATTCTGCCCGTGGTGGCCGTGGCGCTGTTGCGCAATGACGGGCACATATTGATGCAGCGCCGCCCGGAGGGAAAGCAGCATGGCGGCCTCTGGGAATTTCCCGGCGGCAAAGTGGATCCGGGCGAGGGGGCGGGCGAGGCCGCCCTGCGCGAGATGGAAGAGGAGCTGGGAGTGGGGCTGGAGGCGGGCGCGCTGATGCCGGTCAGCTTTGCCCATAGCGAGCCTCACGAGGGGGCAGGTCGACGGATCCTGTTGCTGCTTTACGCCGCGCGCGTCTGGCGGGGCGATCCGGTGGCGCGGGAAGGCCAGCAATTTTCGTGGGTTGCGCCCGATGCGCTGCTCGATCTGGATATGCCGCCGCTCGATGTGCCGCTGGCGCGTGACCTGCTGCGCTGGATCGCGGCGGTTGCGCGAGAGGGAAAATAA
- a CDS encoding Flp family type IVb pilin produces the protein MSIAKLLARLHRNESGLAAVEYGLLLGVIVLVMIAALSGVANSIVQTWNNVDTQAQVAVHNATAS, from the coding sequence ATGTCTATTGCAAAATTGCTGGCCCGACTCCACCGCAACGAAAGCGGGCTGGCCGCTGTGGAATACGGATTGCTGCTCGGCGTGATCGTGCTGGTCATGATTGCCGCGCTCAGCGGAGTGGCCAACAGCATCGTGCAGACGTGGAACAACGTCGATACGCAGGCGCAGGTCGCCGTGCATAACGCAACGGCCTCTTAG